One part of the Desulfonema ishimotonii genome encodes these proteins:
- a CDS encoding Hsp20/alpha crystallin family protein has product MIVRKMFGSPRGWRSPFDELEEMKRRMERLSQALTGDIPRKGWPGVYPLINVTETNEIYRVRAELPGVRADALAISITGKSLALTGERKIPAEGEEAKYHRRERESGKFSRIIELPDPVDAEKVDANMVNGVLTITLPKSESVRPRQIKVN; this is encoded by the coding sequence ATGATCGTGAGAAAAATGTTTGGCAGCCCCCGTGGGTGGAGAAGCCCTTTTGACGAGCTGGAAGAGATGAAACGCAGGATGGAGCGGCTTTCTCAGGCGCTGACAGGTGATATACCCCGAAAAGGGTGGCCCGGTGTGTATCCGCTGATCAACGTAACCGAAACCAATGAGATTTACAGGGTCCGTGCCGAGCTTCCCGGCGTCAGAGCCGATGCGCTGGCCATTTCCATCACCGGCAAAAGCCTGGCGCTCACCGGCGAACGCAAAATTCCCGCAGAAGGCGAAGAGGCCAAATATCACCGGAGGGAACGGGAATCCGGGAAATTCAGCCGGATCATCGAATTGCCAGACCCGGTGGATGCGGAAAAAGTGGATGCGAACATGGTGAACGGCGTACTGACCATCACGCTCCCCAAATCCGAATCGGTCAGACCGCGGCAAATCAAAGTGAACTGA
- a CDS encoding Hsp20/alpha crystallin family protein: MTTQEEKALRAKEKPEFSQTLEPTKPGPAFVPAVDIFETDSGITLIADMPGVKAEDLDIDLREDVLTLSGAVLPPEEPAEQEVFREYNTGTYFRQFSLSEVIDQEKIDAQLRDGILRLTLPKMEKATPRKIKVSAG; this comes from the coding sequence ATGACAACACAAGAGGAAAAAGCGCTCCGGGCAAAGGAAAAACCCGAATTTTCCCAGACATTGGAGCCGACCAAACCCGGACCGGCCTTTGTGCCTGCTGTGGACATTTTTGAGACGGACAGCGGGATCACCCTGATTGCGGACATGCCGGGGGTTAAGGCCGAAGATCTGGATATCGATCTGCGTGAAGATGTCCTCACGCTCTCCGGCGCTGTGCTGCCGCCCGAAGAGCCGGCAGAGCAGGAGGTTTTCAGGGAATATAACACCGGAACCTATTTCCGCCAGTTCAGCCTGTCGGAAGTCATCGACCAGGAAAAGATCGACGCACAGCTCCGGGACGGCATCCTGCGTCTGACATTGCCCAAGATGGAAAAGGCAACACCCCGAAAAATTAAGGTTTCGGCGGGATAA
- a CDS encoding ABC transporter substrate-binding protein, which translates to MNALRRIGPASVRNFTASLLIGFLILSPPAIFAADTVSLQLRWDHQFQFAGYYAAQWEGYYAEAGLNAEIRSAVQSDGEILSAVREVARGRADFGVGAADILIARDRGMPLMVLAVIFQQSAAEFYALRNTQMNTPADLLNLRVARRVNDLIDVELQAMLRAEGIDLNWLSAYPHQPGITHLADGRVDVVPGYRISVPYDARKQGMHLKVLRPADYGVDFYGDSLFCSRKLIEREADRVHRFVRASLKGWEYALRHPREIADRITREMPRLTPVDDFGAFNRFQAEGVRQLTLWPIVEVGHINPHRWHNMHRELKQSGVVSGDFNPGALIFDPDPDEQPRARFLRKALFIGVASVFLVFSLSLIWIRALRRTVAARTGELRRRIEAQRETEKALRDSEARYRNLFTHNHAVMLLTDTETGDIIDANPAACAFYGYPPGEMKKMNISAISQGSVMEFEAEIRQRSKKHHRYLLSAHRLASGEIRNVEIYRGLVDVGRQRLRHAIIHDISGKVATETALKKSERMFREIFDQSFQFIAMLSVEGRLLMANRNAIDFIHADESLLNGKFFWETPWWNNAEKEKKRVEKAIRGAAQGDVIRFETHHRTPDGVVHFFDVSIKPVKDDAGSVTMLIAEGRDISDIRQANAELRFNEARLTALLALNRMVGDSVEKITKFALDQAVQLTHSEMGYLAFVSENETALTMHSWSDAAVDRCRVKEFQKIYPVEKIGLWGEALRQRRPVVTNDYAAPNPMKKGCPEGHVPIIRHANIPVSDGERIVAVAGIANKTTPYDDSDIRQLTLLMQGMWRLIQRKRADKERIKLESQLRQARKMEAIGTLAGGIAHDFNNILFPIMGYAEMSMDDVPEGSTVWNNVRQVMHAAQRAQELVRQILAFSRQAEAEKKPARIHPIIREALRLIRASLPSTIDIQQDIPEEAGHVIADPVQIHQVIINLCTNAYHAMRETGGTLAIALKNETVRSEESFRKMLIMPGPYVRITISDTGCGMSRSVQEKIFEPYFTTKVQGEGSGLGLSIVHGIVKSHNGHITVYSEPERGTTFNIYLPRTDAEKASRKAVSARPVPRGTEHILLVDDEPQIVKMEKQLLCSLGYKVTDCTASPEALAAFTARPDAFDLVITDYTMPNMTGEELTRKLMVIRPDIPVILFTGFSELINGQKARDIGIREMIMKPVIRRDIAEAIRRVLDGENGNPA; encoded by the coding sequence GTGAACGCGCTTCGCAGAATCGGCCCGGCGTCCGTCAGAAATTTCACGGCATCTCTGCTCATAGGGTTTCTCATTCTTTCGCCGCCGGCGATTTTTGCTGCCGATACGGTGTCGCTTCAGCTTCGGTGGGATCACCAGTTTCAGTTTGCCGGATATTATGCGGCCCAATGGGAGGGATATTACGCCGAAGCCGGTCTGAATGCGGAGATCCGGTCGGCCGTTCAATCAGACGGGGAGATCCTGAGCGCGGTCCGGGAGGTGGCCAGGGGCCGGGCCGACTTCGGCGTCGGGGCCGCAGATATTCTTATCGCCCGGGACCGGGGGATGCCGCTGATGGTACTGGCAGTGATCTTTCAGCAGAGCGCTGCCGAATTTTACGCCCTGCGAAACACGCAGATGAACACCCCGGCGGATTTGTTAAATCTGCGCGTCGCCCGGCGCGTCAACGATCTCATTGACGTTGAATTGCAGGCCATGCTGCGGGCTGAGGGGATTGACCTGAACTGGCTTTCCGCCTACCCGCACCAGCCCGGGATAACGCATCTGGCAGATGGCCGGGTCGATGTGGTCCCCGGCTACCGGATTTCTGTGCCCTATGATGCCCGGAAACAGGGGATGCACCTGAAAGTGCTTCGACCGGCTGACTACGGGGTTGATTTTTACGGGGATTCCCTGTTTTGCAGCAGAAAGCTGATTGAACGGGAAGCGGACCGGGTTCACCGGTTTGTCCGGGCCTCACTGAAGGGCTGGGAATACGCCCTCCGCCATCCTCGTGAGATCGCGGACCGGATTACCCGTGAAATGCCCCGCCTGACCCCTGTTGATGATTTCGGCGCATTCAACCGGTTTCAGGCAGAAGGGGTTCGCCAGCTTACCCTCTGGCCCATCGTGGAGGTTGGCCACATCAACCCGCACCGCTGGCACAATATGCACCGGGAACTGAAACAGAGCGGTGTGGTTTCCGGCGACTTCAACCCCGGTGCGCTGATCTTTGACCCGGACCCGGATGAACAGCCGCGTGCCCGGTTTTTACGAAAAGCCCTGTTTATCGGGGTGGCATCGGTTTTCCTCGTTTTTTCACTCAGCCTGATCTGGATACGGGCACTCCGCAGAACCGTAGCGGCACGGACCGGAGAACTCCGCCGAAGAATTGAGGCGCAGCGGGAGACAGAAAAAGCCCTCCGGGACAGTGAGGCACGCTACAGGAATCTGTTCACACACAACCACGCGGTCATGCTTCTGACGGACACGGAAACCGGCGATATCATTGATGCCAATCCTGCGGCCTGTGCATTTTACGGCTACCCTCCCGGAGAGATGAAAAAAATGAACATCAGCGCCATCAGCCAGGGAAGCGTCATGGAATTTGAGGCGGAAATCCGTCAGAGATCCAAAAAACATCACAGATATCTCCTTTCCGCACACCGCCTGGCCAGCGGAGAAATCCGGAATGTCGAAATATACAGAGGACTTGTGGATGTCGGCAGGCAACGCCTTCGCCACGCGATTATTCACGATATTTCCGGCAAGGTGGCAACTGAGACGGCCCTGAAAAAAAGCGAACGGATGTTCCGGGAAATTTTTGACCAGTCTTTTCAGTTCATTGCCATGTTAAGCGTTGAGGGCCGGCTGCTGATGGCCAACCGTAACGCGATTGACTTCATTCACGCCGACGAATCGCTGCTGAACGGGAAATTTTTCTGGGAAACCCCGTGGTGGAACAACGCTGAAAAAGAAAAAAAACGTGTAGAAAAGGCCATCCGGGGGGCGGCTCAGGGCGACGTGATCCGCTTTGAAACCCACCACCGGACTCCTGACGGCGTGGTTCACTTCTTCGATGTTTCAATCAAACCGGTAAAAGATGATGCCGGGTCTGTGACCATGCTGATCGCAGAGGGCCGGGATATCAGCGATATCAGGCAGGCCAATGCGGAATTGCGGTTCAACGAGGCCCGTCTGACCGCTCTGCTGGCCCTGAACCGGATGGTCGGTGATTCCGTGGAAAAGATTACAAAATTTGCACTGGATCAGGCGGTTCAGCTGACCCACAGCGAGATGGGATATCTGGCGTTTGTCAGCGAAAATGAAACCGCCCTTACCATGCACTCCTGGTCCGATGCGGCAGTAGACCGGTGCCGGGTGAAGGAATTTCAGAAAATATATCCTGTCGAAAAAATCGGCCTGTGGGGCGAGGCCCTGCGGCAGCGCAGGCCGGTGGTGACCAACGATTATGCGGCACCGAACCCCATGAAAAAAGGGTGCCCCGAAGGCCATGTCCCCATTATCCGCCATGCAAACATCCCCGTTTCTGACGGAGAACGAATTGTCGCTGTCGCAGGCATCGCCAACAAGACCACGCCCTATGATGATTCGGATATCCGTCAGCTGACGCTGCTCATGCAGGGGATGTGGCGGCTGATTCAGCGGAAACGGGCGGACAAAGAGCGCATAAAACTCGAATCCCAGCTCCGGCAGGCCCGGAAAATGGAAGCCATCGGCACATTGGCCGGGGGAATTGCCCACGATTTCAACAACATCCTGTTTCCGATTATGGGATATGCGGAAATGAGCATGGATGACGTACCGGAAGGCTCCACAGTCTGGAATAACGTCCGGCAGGTGATGCACGCCGCCCAGCGTGCCCAGGAACTGGTCCGGCAGATCCTGGCGTTCAGCCGTCAGGCCGAAGCCGAAAAAAAACCGGCCCGGATTCACCCCATCATCCGGGAGGCCCTCAGGCTGATCCGGGCCTCACTGCCGAGTACCATTGATATTCAGCAGGACATTCCGGAAGAGGCCGGGCACGTCATCGCCGACCCCGTTCAGATCCATCAGGTCATCATAAACCTGTGTACCAATGCGTATCATGCCATGAGAGAGACGGGCGGCACCCTTGCCATTGCGCTGAAAAACGAAACCGTCCGTTCGGAGGAGAGCTTCAGAAAGATGCTGATCATGCCCGGCCCCTATGTCCGGATCACCATCAGCGATACGGGGTGCGGCATGAGCCGTTCGGTGCAGGAGAAGATATTCGAGCCGTATTTTACGACAAAAGTGCAGGGAGAGGGGTCCGGGCTGGGGCTGTCCATTGTGCATGGAATTGTCAAAAGCCATAATGGGCATATTACGGTCTACAGCGAGCCGGAAAGGGGGACGACCTTTAACATCTACCTCCCCCGGACTGATGCGGAAAAGGCCTCCCGAAAGGCCGTCTCCGCCCGGCCTGTTCCCAGGGGCACCGAACATATCCTGCTGGTGGATGATGAGCCTCAGATTGTGAAAATGGAAAAGCAGCTTTTATGTTCCCTGGGATATAAGGTGACGGACTGCACGGCCAGTCCTGAAGCGCTGGCGGCGTTCACAGCACGGCCCGATGCCTTTGATCTTGTGATCACCGACTACACCATGCCAAACATGACTGGCGAAGAGCTGACCCGGAAACTCATGGTGATCCGACCCGATATCCCGGTAATTCTCTTTACCGGCTTCAGCGAGCTGATAAACGGGCAGAAGGCCAGAGACATCGGTATCCGGGAAATGATCATGAAGCCGGTGATCCGGCGGGATATTGCCGAAGCCATCCGCCGTGTTCTGGACGGGGAAAACGGGAATCCGGCATGA
- a CDS encoding Hpt domain-containing protein, which produces MSDKKKQKNGLHRVSPEFQPSPVDMAELRAITRGEPRLIREIIRLYLERLPELMAQIEQSLNAGDSESLKFSAHALKGMSLNLAAGTVADAALQLEKTARSRDLSAADEQHARLKSAVAHLKIALDDLTGQMASGIENH; this is translated from the coding sequence TTGTCGGATAAAAAAAAACAGAAAAACGGTTTGCACCGGGTTTCTCCGGAATTTCAGCCCTCTCCCGTTGATATGGCAGAATTGCGGGCCATTACCCGGGGAGAGCCGCGGCTCATCAGAGAAATTATCCGGTTATATCTGGAAAGACTGCCGGAACTCATGGCGCAAATTGAACAGAGCCTGAACGCGGGTGACAGCGAGTCCCTGAAATTTTCGGCCCATGCGCTCAAGGGGATGAGCCTGAATCTGGCCGCCGGAACGGTAGCCGACGCTGCGCTGCAACTGGAAAAGACCGCACGAAGCCGCGACCTCTCTGCTGCGGATGAACAGCACGCCCGCCTGAAAAGCGCGGTGGCCCACCTGAAAATCGCACTGGACGATCTGACCGGACAGATGGCGTCCGGCATTGAAAATCACTGA
- a CDS encoding HD-GYP domain-containing protein translates to MTKILVIDDDTIQRLILRTPLEMDGYEVLEAENGIEALKQLSENPDIRFLVTDLMMPEMDGFKLIDAVRKRAVRYTYIIVMTSMEDRSSLLQALSLGADDYLTKPIMPEELKLRLRSGMRLLKLEGQDELIFSMAKMAEFRSEETGFHLERVYHYCRILARDFAVHYPEYELTPGIADEIATVSPLHDIGKVAIPDHILHKPGRLTPDEWGIMKTHAAIGGNLIREIYDRTGSPWLRFAYEIAMYHHERWDGKGYPGGLAAEDIPVPARIMMLADVYDALTSERCYKPAFSHEKARAILLEENGSHFDPRLIDGFLRQEEQWLAVRNRFQD, encoded by the coding sequence ATGACAAAGATACTGGTTATTGATGACGACACCATTCAGCGTCTGATTTTGCGAACCCCCCTCGAGATGGACGGATATGAGGTACTGGAGGCGGAAAACGGCATTGAAGCCCTTAAACAGCTCTCTGAAAACCCGGATATCCGGTTTTTGGTCACCGACCTGATGATGCCGGAGATGGACGGCTTCAAACTGATTGATGCGGTACGAAAACGGGCGGTCCGCTATACTTATATCATCGTGATGACCTCGATGGAGGACCGAAGTTCACTGCTCCAGGCCCTCTCCCTGGGCGCGGATGACTATCTGACCAAGCCGATCATGCCGGAAGAACTGAAGCTCCGTCTTCGGAGCGGTATGCGTCTGCTCAAACTCGAGGGGCAGGACGAACTCATCTTTTCAATGGCCAAAATGGCCGAATTCCGCAGCGAGGAAACCGGATTTCATCTGGAGCGGGTGTATCACTATTGCCGGATACTGGCCAGGGATTTTGCCGTCCATTACCCCGAATACGAGCTGACGCCGGGGATCGCGGACGAAATTGCCACGGTCAGCCCGCTTCACGACATCGGCAAGGTGGCCATCCCCGACCATATCCTCCACAAACCCGGCAGGCTGACCCCTGATGAATGGGGTATTATGAAAACCCATGCGGCCATCGGCGGCAACCTGATCCGGGAGATCTACGACCGGACCGGCTCCCCCTGGCTGCGGTTTGCCTATGAAATCGCCATGTACCATCATGAGCGGTGGGATGGAAAGGGCTATCCCGGCGGTCTGGCCGCAGAGGATATTCCGGTACCGGCCCGGATCATGATGCTGGCGGACGTATACGACGCCCTGACCAGCGAACGGTGTTATAAACCGGCCTTTTCTCATGAAAAGGCCCGCGCCATCCTTCTTGAGGAGAACGGGTCGCATTTCGATCCCAGGCTTATCGACGGTTTTCTGCGGCAGGAGGAGCAGTGGCTGGCGGTCAGAAACCGGTTTCAGGATTAG
- a CDS encoding response regulator, translating to MIKFKDKSIKYKLTAIITMTSTIALLFASSAFLIAEFALSRRSMEKELSILAEVIGTNCSAALLFDDRDSAVETLSAVKAVPHIISATVYKKDGRPFAGYNAVRTGHTIARVDLRSVEPGYRGPENGYRFYNGYLDVCREIVLDSEIIGVVHLKSGLKELYARLMWHGIFCGIITSVSLILAYFISSRLQGMFSKPILHLARTMGEVSAVRDYTLRANKFCDDELGDLIDGFNDMLEQIRQRDEKLKLTQFSIEHSGDAAFWISRGGRFFYVNNEACSYLGYSCEELLAMRMADIDPEITEKNWPVFWETSKQRKSHTAEARHRRKDNSLVPVEIANNFLEFQGNEYVCVFARNIEDRKRMEAQLQKAEKMEAIGTLAAGVAHDLNNILSGVVSYPELLLMDMPEDSIFKEPILKIQKSGQKAAAIVQDMLTLARRGVAIADIVNLNDMVSDYFRSTEYEKLKSFHPKVRFKTDLAEDLLNISGSPVHLSKTVMNLISNAAEAMPAGGEVSIRTANRYVDHPISGYDTVSEGEYAVLNVADTGIGISVDDLEKIFEPFYTKKVMGRSGTGLGMSVVWATLKDHRGYIDIHTAEGAGTQFALYFPVTRQALEKREARFVLERFTGCEKILVVDDVRVQREIASRMLIKMGYDVRSVPSGEMAIEYVKEAPVDLLVLDMIMEPGIDGLATYRRILDIWPRQKAIIASGFSETDRVREALRLGAGAYVKKPYTLENIVKAVRYELDRQA from the coding sequence ATGATAAAATTTAAAGACAAGTCGATCAAATATAAGCTTACGGCCATTATCACCATGACCAGCACCATCGCGCTGCTGTTTGCCTCATCTGCTTTCCTGATTGCCGAATTTGCTTTGTCCCGGCGTTCCATGGAAAAAGAGCTGTCCATCCTTGCAGAGGTGATCGGCACCAACTGTTCTGCCGCCCTGCTTTTTGACGACAGGGATTCCGCTGTGGAGACGCTTTCGGCCGTCAAAGCCGTTCCCCACATCATCTCGGCCACCGTTTATAAAAAAGACGGCAGGCCCTTTGCCGGTTACAATGCCGTCCGGACCGGACACACCATTGCCCGTGTTGATCTCAGGAGCGTGGAACCGGGATACAGGGGGCCGGAAAATGGTTACAGGTTCTACAACGGCTATCTGGATGTCTGCAGGGAGATCGTTCTGGACAGCGAAATCATCGGGGTGGTTCATCTGAAATCCGGGTTGAAAGAGCTGTACGCCCGACTGATGTGGCACGGGATCTTCTGCGGGATTATCACCTCTGTTTCCCTGATTCTGGCCTATTTCATATCCTCAAGACTTCAGGGCATGTTTTCAAAGCCGATTCTGCACCTGGCCCGGACCATGGGGGAAGTCTCGGCGGTCAGGGACTACACCCTCCGGGCAAACAAATTCTGTGATGATGAACTGGGCGATCTGATTGACGGCTTTAACGATATGCTTGAACAGATCCGCCAGCGGGATGAAAAGCTGAAGCTGACACAGTTCTCCATTGAACATTCGGGCGACGCGGCCTTCTGGATCAGTCGGGGGGGAAGGTTTTTCTACGTCAACAACGAAGCCTGCTCATACCTCGGGTATTCATGTGAAGAGCTGCTGGCCATGCGGATGGCGGATATTGATCCGGAGATAACAGAAAAGAACTGGCCGGTTTTCTGGGAAACCAGCAAACAGCGGAAATCCCATACGGCCGAAGCCCGTCACCGCAGAAAGGACAACTCACTTGTGCCGGTCGAGATCGCCAATAACTTTCTCGAATTTCAGGGCAATGAATATGTCTGTGTCTTTGCCCGGAACATCGAGGACCGGAAGCGGATGGAGGCACAGCTTCAGAAGGCCGAGAAAATGGAGGCGATCGGCACCCTTGCCGCCGGCGTCGCCCACGACCTGAACAACATTCTCAGCGGCGTGGTCAGCTACCCGGAGCTGCTCCTGATGGACATGCCCGAAGACAGCATTTTCAAAGAGCCGATTCTTAAGATTCAGAAATCAGGGCAGAAGGCCGCAGCCATTGTTCAGGATATGCTGACCCTTGCGAGAAGGGGGGTTGCAATTGCGGATATCGTCAATCTCAATGACATGGTTTCCGATTATTTCCGGTCAACGGAATATGAAAAACTGAAATCCTTCCACCCGAAAGTCCGATTCAAAACCGATCTGGCAGAGGATCTGCTCAATATATCGGGCTCCCCGGTCCACCTTTCAAAGACCGTTATGAACCTCATTTCCAACGCCGCAGAGGCCATGCCTGCCGGCGGTGAGGTCAGTATCCGCACGGCCAACCGGTATGTGGACCATCCGATTTCGGGGTATGATACGGTCAGCGAGGGTGAATATGCGGTGCTGAATGTCGCTGACACCGGCATCGGCATTTCAGTTGATGACCTGGAAAAGATCTTTGAGCCGTTTTACACCAAGAAGGTGATGGGGAGAAGCGGGACCGGCCTGGGCATGTCCGTGGTCTGGGCCACCCTTAAGGACCACAGGGGCTATATCGACATTCACACGGCTGAGGGGGCAGGCACGCAGTTTGCCCTCTACTTCCCCGTAACCCGCCAGGCGCTTGAGAAGAGAGAGGCTCGTTTTGTCCTTGAGCGGTTCACCGGCTGCGAAAAGATACTGGTGGTTGATGATGTGCGGGTGCAGCGGGAGATTGCCTCCCGGATGCTGATAAAGATGGGATATGATGTGAGGTCGGTCCCCAGCGGCGAGATGGCCATTGAATATGTGAAAGAGGCCCCGGTGGACCTTCTGGTCCTGGATATGATTATGGAACCCGGTATTGACGGGCTGGCGACCTACCGTCGGATTCTCGATATCTGGCCCCGTCAGAAGGCCATTATCGCCAGCGGGTTTTCCGAGACGGACCGGGTAAGGGAGGCGCTCCGGCTGGGGGCAGGCGCATATGTCAAGAAACCATATACACTTGAAAATATTGTCAAAGCCGTCAGGTACGAACTGGACAGGCAGGCGTAG
- a CDS encoding TonB-dependent receptor, which yields MNLIENTDLDIWLRYVDDLTDGEVPGYTTLDVRLGWRPRDNVGFSLVGRNLLDDSHPEFLMDYIEISNSEVELSIYGKITWHL from the coding sequence ATGAATCTGATCGAGAATACGGACCTTGATATCTGGTTGCGCTATGTCGATGACCTGACAGATGGGGAGGTACCCGGTTACACCACACTGGATGTCCGGCTGGGATGGCGGCCCCGGGATAATGTCGGGTTTTCACTGGTGGGCCGGAATTTGCTGGATGATAGCCACCCGGAATTTCTGATGGATTATATTGAGATCTCCAATTCCGAAGTGGAACTGAGCATTTATGGCAAAATTACCTGGCACTTGTGA
- a CDS encoding TonB-dependent receptor plug domain-containing protein: MSGRLANLTELSIEDLMNISITSASRKTQPLSETAAAVFVITREDIRRSGATSIPDLLRMVPGVEVAKLDANKWAVTARGFNSQLSNKLLVLMDGRSVYSPMYSGVFWDQQDTLLEDIDRIEVIRGPGGAVWGANAVNGVISIITRPSQETHGGLMTGGIGTEEKGFGGIRYGGEIRPDAHYRVYAKYFDRDGGEPFSDDDRYDDWHGVQAGFRTDWDILKNHSFTLQGDIHNGRSGQDVIVPSLMPPYLTHAGTDENIFTANLLCSWNYQMSDRSETGFQIYYDRVKRDILLVNSAQDIIDAEFRHRFSLGNFQEIQWGMGYRLIHDNIRNSVYATICPDSQSNNLFSTFVQDEISVLNDTLFLTLGAKFEHNDYTGSEGQPNIRLLWKPAEKHSLWAAVSRAVRTPSRGETGLRLIQAIFPSDPSVPNAPSVKFFLVGNREFDSETVTAYEAGYRVQPSGRFSLDMAGFYNRYKDLLSVEMADPLTLTFVNKIEGETYGLELSADWTPLPWWRLKFAYTFLHMQLRMRR; this comes from the coding sequence TTGTCGGGGCGGCTGGCCAACCTGACAGAACTTTCCATTGAGGATCTGATGAATATCAGCATTACGTCAGCTTCCAGAAAAACGCAGCCGCTTTCGGAGACGGCTGCGGCGGTCTTTGTCATCACCCGGGAGGACATCCGCCGTTCAGGAGCGACCAGTATCCCGGATCTGCTGCGCATGGTTCCGGGCGTGGAAGTCGCAAAGCTCGACGCCAACAAATGGGCTGTCACGGCCCGGGGATTTAACAGTCAGCTATCCAACAAGCTGCTGGTGCTGATGGACGGAAGAAGTGTCTATTCCCCCATGTATTCGGGCGTTTTCTGGGATCAGCAGGACACTCTGCTTGAAGATATTGACCGTATTGAGGTCATCCGGGGGCCGGGCGGTGCGGTCTGGGGGGCCAATGCCGTCAACGGGGTGATCAGTATTATCACCCGTCCCTCACAGGAAACCCACGGCGGCCTGATGACCGGGGGGATCGGCACGGAGGAAAAGGGGTTCGGCGGTATCCGGTACGGAGGTGAGATCAGACCTGATGCCCATTACCGCGTTTATGCCAAATATTTTGACCGGGACGGGGGAGAGCCGTTTTCGGACGATGACCGCTACGATGACTGGCATGGGGTTCAGGCCGGTTTCCGAACGGACTGGGATATTTTAAAAAATCATTCTTTTACCCTTCAGGGCGATATACACAATGGTCGGAGTGGTCAGGACGTTATTGTCCCCTCACTGATGCCGCCATATCTGACACATGCCGGAACAGATGAAAATATTTTTACCGCAAATTTGCTTTGTAGCTGGAACTATCAGATGTCAGATAGATCTGAAACGGGTTTTCAGATCTATTATGATCGTGTGAAGCGGGATATTCTGCTGGTCAACAGCGCTCAGGATATTATTGATGCTGAATTCAGACACCGTTTTTCATTGGGCAATTTTCAGGAAATCCAATGGGGTATGGGGTACCGTCTGATTCACGATAATATCAGAAACAGCGTGTATGCCACCATATGTCCTGACAGCCAGAGCAACAATCTTTTCAGTACTTTTGTTCAGGACGAAATCAGCGTCCTGAATGATACCCTTTTCCTGACGCTGGGGGCCAAATTTGAGCATAATGATTATACAGGTTCTGAGGGGCAGCCCAATATCCGGTTGCTGTGGAAACCGGCGGAAAAACATTCTCTCTGGGCGGCAGTTTCCAGAGCCGTCCGCACCCCTTCCCGGGGTGAGACGGGCCTCAGACTTATACAGGCAATATTTCCGTCTGATCCGTCGGTCCCGAACGCCCCTTCTGTCAAATTTTTTCTGGTCGGCAACAGGGAGTTCGATTCCGAAACGGTCACAGCATATGAGGCCGGATACCGGGTGCAGCCTTCCGGGCGATTTTCGCTGGATATGGCAGGCTTCTACAACCGCTACAAAGACCTTTTGTCTGTGGAAATGGCTGATCCCCTTACCCTGACCTTTGTCAATAAGATAGAAGGCGAAACATATGGCTTGGAACTCAGCGCGGACTGGACACCTCTGCCGTGGTGGCGTCTTAAATTCGCATACACTTTTTTGCACATGCAATTGCGGATGCGGCGATAA
- a CDS encoding YfiR family protein, whose protein sequence is MYFLKLLVTLAVVVMFPVSASALPENSARPEYEVKAAYLYLFAKFVRWPEASAPENADYLVIGILGDDPFGPYIDAIESSKPVRGKPIRVKRFSEPERVEGCHILYVSPSEKKRVGKILKRTAKSNILTVGDTEGFARQGVIINLINVDNKVRFEINLKAARQAGIRISSQLSKLAERIY, encoded by the coding sequence ATGTATTTCCTGAAGCTGCTCGTCACATTGGCGGTGGTCGTTATGTTTCCCGTTTCGGCCTCGGCCCTCCCCGAAAATTCGGCACGGCCCGAATATGAGGTCAAGGCTGCCTACCTGTATCTTTTTGCAAAATTCGTCAGATGGCCGGAAGCCTCCGCCCCTGAAAACGCCGATTATCTGGTGATCGGAATTCTCGGAGATGATCCCTTTGGGCCCTATATCGACGCCATTGAAAGCAGCAAACCGGTCCGGGGAAAGCCGATCCGGGTGAAGCGATTTTCCGAACCGGAACGGGTTGAAGGGTGTCATATCCTGTATGTCAGCCCGTCTGAAAAAAAGCGGGTCGGAAAAATATTGAAGCGCACTGCAAAGTCGAATATTCTGACCGTCGGTGACACAGAGGGATTTGCCCGCCAGGGGGTGATTATCAATCTGATCAATGTGGACAATAAGGTCCGGTTCGAGATCAACCTGAAGGCCGCCCGGCAGGCGGGCATCAGGATCAGTTCTCAGCTCTCAAAGCTGGCGGAGAGGATTTATTAG